The Lachnospiraceae bacterium KM106-2 nucleotide sequence TTTTACTTGTGTTTACACAATTAATATCCAAACGTCACTCCGACTTGCCATCCTAAGTCCTCCGAATAGCTAACGGTCTGATACCACTTGTGTCCATCCTTCTCAATAAACTTATCTTTCTGAAATCGTAATAAAGAGCCACCGATTAATATAATAATGGTGCCTATTAAGATTAAGATCCCACTTAATATTAGTTTCTTTTTCATCCTACTCTCCCCCTATCTTCGAACTAAACTTATAATCCATGTTGTGCAATTAGCTAATTTAGCTGTTGCTTTGGATACTTTGGTCACTACCTGACAGGTTCCGATTGCAGCTAATAAGCTAAGACCTAAACTTAAGACTCCTACTCCTACTTGAAAAACTGCCAATCCGACTGATCCCGGCAATAAAATAAATGCGCCTATTATACTTGCAGCAGCATTTACTAAAGCTCCGATACATAACCCTCCTGTCATAATTGGAGCACACCAGACCATGATATAAGCACTAAAAATCAGTGCGATAGCTGCTAATAACAGTGACCCCCAAAGAGGACATCCCAAGATCAAAAGTGTACTAGTCATCAGCTTATTTCCAGTGAACCATTGCCCCTTACTCTTGTCCGGTACGATCTCCATTGCGATATTTTTAGGATCTCCAACATCCTGAATGGCTGCCTCTTCGCTTAAACCGCTTTCCATACGGTCATCGATCATTTCTTCATAATAGGCAATTGTCTTCTCTCTATCTATTCGATTCATATTATTTAACTCTCGTTTGAGATCATTTAGAAACATTTCTTTCGTCATTCTTTCTTCTCCCCCTTTATAAATTCATAAACTGCCATAACTTCATTCCACTCACCTAAAAAACCATCAATATGATCGACCCCTTCATCTGTGATCTTATAGTATTTACGAAGCCTGCTATTATGCTCAACGGAGTAAGTAGTTAAATAGTTCGCTGCTTCTAAACGCTTTAGAATTGGATACAAGGTAGATTCCGAGATCGTAATACAAGAAGATACATCCTTTACGATCTGATAACCATAGGAGTCAGACTTTTTTAGAACTGCAAGAACACAAAATTCAAGCAATCCTTTTTTTAACTGTATATCCATATATTACCTCCCTGTGCCTATACTATACATTGCATAGTATAATGTGTCAAGAGGTATACTAAAATTTCTTTCGTTATCGTGACAGTCGCTAAGGTGATACAAGAATCACTTTGGCTTGTTGTTGGCGAAAAAAATGCTCGAGTATAAACTCGAGCATTTTAGACTATTCTTCCTCTGTTATCACTGATCCATCAACTGCATTGATCGTTAAGATCTTTTCATAATTACTTACCGTACTCTTCTTATGTTTGATCGTATAGGTTCCCCAAATATTCCAGACCGGGACATACATCCCCTTCGTTTCATCCTTCTTATCATCAATCTTTGCTAATCCTAATTCTAATTTATCGCAATGAATCGTATAATTCGTTTTATCATCTAATTCTGATGCTTTCACCACTAATACCATCTTTTTTATGATCTCTTTTAATTGCTCAAAAGGAAGTAAGGAACTTTTCTCTACTTCCTGTTTTAATATAACACTAGGAGCATTCCATTTGAACGCAACTACCCCTGAATCATCAACATAAATACATATCGTCTCTAAACGATCTTTTATCTGATCCATTTCTGCTGTTACCGTGGAAATTTCATTTGTTCTGCTAAGAAAATCATATACTTTAGTTCGATTTCCATTATCAACAAAGAGACGATCGGTACTTAAATTCGAAGTGATCCCCGAAATTTTTCTTGTATAAATAACATTATAGGCAATTGCTTCTTTACCATCCTCTCTCCCCTGACGATTACTTGTAGCCTCTCTCACTTGAATGATACCATAATCACCACGATCATTGATATGAAGCTGATCCATCAATTCATTTGCCTTTTTCTTTGCTTCATTCTTTGTAATCTCAGGTAACTTCTTCTTTTTATG carries:
- a CDS encoding transcriptional regulator, PadR family gives rise to the protein MDIQLKKGLLEFCVLAVLKKSDSYGYQIVKDVSSCITISESTLYPILKRLEAANYLTTYSVEHNSRLRKYYKITDEGVDHIDGFLGEWNEVMAVYEFIKGEKKE
- a CDS encoding putative integral membrane protein, with the protein product MTKEMFLNDLKRELNNMNRIDREKTIAYYEEMIDDRMESGLSEEAAIQDVGDPKNIAMEIVPDKSKGQWFTGNKLMTSTLLILGCPLWGSLLLAAIALIFSAYIMVWCAPIMTGGLCIGALVNAAASIIGAFILLPGSVGLAVFQVGVGVLSLGLSLLAAIGTCQVVTKVSKATAKLANCTTWIISLVRR